The genome window CATTCCCAGGAGCACGAGGGTCAGCGCGAAGACAGTCAGCAGGAGCATCTGCGGCCATAGGACACTGATGCCTATCCCTTTGAGGAACACGCCGCGCACGATCTCCAGGAAGTACCGGAAGGGGATGAGGTAGGTCACGTACTGTATGGCGAGCGGCATGTTCTGGATCGGGAACATGAAGCCGGATAAGAGCACGGAAGGCATGACCAGCAAGAAAGCCAGAATCTGCGCTTCCTGCTGGGAGCGAGACAGGCCGGAGATGAGCAATCCCAATCCCAGGTTGCTCACCAGAAACACAGCGGCCATTGAGAAGAGGATTGCGAGGCTACCCCGAAACGGTACGTGGAACCAATTGATCGCCACGAGAAAGACGACCCCGGAATCTATGAAGGTCATGATGCCGAAGGGGATCATTTTGCCCAGGATCAGTTCGCTGCGGCGCAGCGGGGTGACCATGAGTTGCTCCAGGGTACCGGTCTCACGCTCTTTCACGATGGCCAGGCCGCCGAGGTTGACCGTGAGCACCAGCAAGATCAAGCCAAAGACGCCGGGCACCATGTAGTTGATGCTGCGCAACTCCGGGTTGTACCAGACGCGCGGCTCGGGACGCAGAATGGGAGCAGCTGCGCCGAAGGTGCCGTCCGTGCGCGCCAAGCGGGTGCTGATGCCCGCGGCGTGTTCCTTGAGCAGCCCCGTCATGTACCCCGCCGCCACTCCCGACGTGTTGGAGTCCGACCCGTCCACGTACAGGCCAATCTGCGGCGGTCTGCCACGGCCCAGGTCGCGCTCGAAATCCCGCGGTATGTAGACCCCGAGTTGGGCGGTTCCCCTGAGGAGCGCACCCTCAATCTCGCGCGGGTCATCCGCAACGCCGACCAGTCTGAAGTAGTAGCTGCTCGCGATTTCCTCGGCGACCCGGCGGCTTTCCGGGCCGCGGTCGGCGTCGCAGATCACCACCTTCACGTGATGCACGTCGCTGGTTGCCGCGTAGCCGAACAGGATGAGCTGAATGATAGGCGCAACCATGACCAGCCGGATCGTCAGCGGATCCCGGCGGATCTGGATGAACTCCTTGCGGATGATGTAGGGAAGACGGGTCATGGTTCTCCCCGACAGAATCAGATAGGCTCAGAGTTGCTTGCGGAATCGCTTCGCCGCAAGGGTCACGATGGCGAGAGTGAAGACAAGCAGGATGAGCAGGCTGCGTCTGAGCACTGCAAAAGGCGCGGCTTTCAGGTAGATGCCGCGAATCACGATCAGGAAGTGGGTAGCCGGGACCAGGTTCGAGGCGATCTGCAGGGCCTTGGGCATGCTGGCGATGGGGAAGCTGAACCCCGATAGAAGCACCGCCGGCAGCAGTGTGGCCAGTGTTGCCATGAGGATCGCCAGGCGCTGGGTGGGTGCGATGACCGAAAACAGCAGCCCCATGGACAGGGACGCTACCAGGTACAGCACGCTCGCCGCAAGCAGAAGGGGAATGCTTCCGGCGGGACTCACGCCGAAGACCAGCCTGCCGGTGGCGATGGACAGGAGAACATCCGCGAAGGCGATGCCCACATACGGGATCATCTTGCCCACAAGGATTTCGGGCGCCTGGGCGGGGCTGGTCACCAGGGTCTCGAAGCTGCCCCATTCGCGTTCACGCACGATGCAGGTGGAAGTGAGCAGGCCGGCGAGAATGCTGAGCAGGATTGCGATGAGGCCCGGCACGATGAACTTGGTGCTCTCAAGGCCGGGATTGTAGAGAACTGTGGGGTGGACCGTGAATGCGGGAGACAGGCTGACTCCCGCCGCACGGGCGAATCGCGCGGAGTACTCGGCCGACCAGTCGAGGAGTGCGCCCTCGACGTACGCCACTGCAACATTAGCGCGGGTGACGTCGGCTCCGTCCAGGACGACCTGCACTTCAGCGCCGCGCCCTGCCCCGAGTTCTCGCTCCATTCCCGGCGGGATCACCATGACAAAGGTAACCGCGCCACGATCCAGCAGGTCCTGTATGCGGGCGCGGTCGCGGATAACCTCGATCAGGTCGAAGTATCGGTTTTGGCGGAACTGGTTGATCACATCCCGAGATGTGTCGGAACCATCGAGATCGTGCACGGCGAAGGGGATATGGTCCAGGTCGAAGTTGATGCCGTAGCCATACACCAGCAGCAGCAGCACGGGCAGGGCAACGATGACGAACAGGCTGCGAGGATCGCGCAGATTGTGGATCCATTCGGCCCGGGCGATTGCGGCGATGCGGCGCATCATCCGCGACCACTCCCCACCGTATCCGGGCGCTCGCAGGTTCGCGCCAGGGAGACGAACACATCCTCCATGGTGGGGGAGACGCGATGGACGCGGTCAACGGTTACGCCGGCGGCTTTGAGAACCCCGGTAACCAGCGCCACAGGGTCCTCAATTTCGGGGGCGCACTCGGCGTGAAGGGCATCCCCGTATAGCGCCACCTCGGCAATTTCGTCGCGTCCTTCCAGCGCGTCTAGCGCCGACCAGACCGGGTCGGCGCGGATTTCCACCAGGTTCTGAGCATGTTCGCTGCGCATCTGTTCGGGCGAACCTTCGGCGATGAGCCGCCCATAGTGCATCATGGCCAGGCGCGTGCAGTGTTCCGCCTCGTCCATTACGTGAGTCGTCACGAAGACCGTAGTGCCATGGTGGGCGAGATCGTCGATCTGCTCCCAGAAGAGACGCCGGGTGAGGGGATCGACCCCGCTGGTCGGTTCGTCGAGGTACA of Armatimonadota bacterium contains these proteins:
- a CDS encoding ABC transporter permease, with translation MTRLPYIIRKEFIQIRRDPLTIRLVMVAPIIQLILFGYAATSDVHHVKVVICDADRGPESRRVAEEIASSYYFRLVGVADDPREIEGALLRGTAQLGVYIPRDFERDLGRGRPPQIGLYVDGSDSNTSGVAAGYMTGLLKEHAAGISTRLARTDGTFGAAAPILRPEPRVWYNPELRSINYMVPGVFGLILLVLTVNLGGLAIVKERETGTLEQLMVTPLRRSELILGKMIPFGIMTFIDSGVVFLVAINWFHVPFRGSLAILFSMAAVFLVSNLGLGLLISGLSRSQQEAQILAFLLVMPSVLLSGFMFPIQNMPLAIQYVTYLIPFRYFLEIVRGVFLKGIGISVLWPQMLLLTVFALTLVLLGMAAFRKRL
- a CDS encoding ABC transporter permease, which encodes MMRRIAAIARAEWIHNLRDPRSLFVIVALPVLLLLVYGYGINFDLDHIPFAVHDLDGSDTSRDVINQFRQNRYFDLIEVIRDRARIQDLLDRGAVTFVMVIPPGMERELGAGRGAEVQVVLDGADVTRANVAVAYVEGALLDWSAEYSARFARAAGVSLSPAFTVHPTVLYNPGLESTKFIVPGLIAILLSILAGLLTSTCIVREREWGSFETLVTSPAQAPEILVGKMIPYVGIAFADVLLSIATGRLVFGVSPAGSIPLLLAASVLYLVASLSMGLLFSVIAPTQRLAILMATLATLLPAVLLSGFSFPIASMPKALQIASNLVPATHFLIVIRGIYLKAAPFAVLRRSLLILLVFTLAIVTLAAKRFRKQL
- a CDS encoding ABC transporter ATP-binding protein, with amino-acid sequence MSFAVEVENLTRKFGSFVAVDDVSFQVAEGQVFGFLGPNGSGKSTTIRILCGLLLPSSGRARVAGIDVAHNPERVRANIGYMPQFFSLYDDLTVTENMEFYAGLYGVRRREARARIDSILERLELGPVRDRLAKTLATGWRQRLSLGTSMVHEPPILYLDEPTSGVDPLTRRLFWEQIDDLAHHGTTVFVTTHVMDEAEHCTRLAMMHYGRLIAEGSPEQMRSEHAQNLVEIRADPVWSALDALEGRDEIAEVALYGDALHAECAPEIEDPVALVTGVLKAAGVTVDRVHRVSPTMEDVFVSLARTCERPDTVGSGRG